A DNA window from Carassius gibelio isolate Cgi1373 ecotype wild population from Czech Republic chromosome A8, carGib1.2-hapl.c, whole genome shotgun sequence contains the following coding sequences:
- the LOC128018985 gene encoding leucine-rich repeat transmembrane neuronal protein 4 isoform X2, with amino-acid sequence MGSLVRSRWLMIPLLVQAWLLASQGRVREKPCPRSCRCDGKIVYCESNAFRDVPKNVSVGCQGLSLRYNSLVNLRAGQFAGLSQLVWLYLDHNYINAVDKQAFQGVRRLKELILSSNKITHLENSTFHSIPNLRNLDLSYNKLQVLQLNQFQGLRKLLSLHIRSNSLKTVPMRVFQDCRNLEFLDLGYNRLRSLTRNAFAGLLKLTELHLEHNQFSKINFSHFPRLNNLRALYLQWNRIKSITQGITWTWTSLQKLDLSGNDLQVLDSSIFQCLPNLQTLNLDSNKLSNVSQDAISAWISLTTISLAGNIWECSPSLCPLVAWLRNFKGNKETTMICAAPKEVQGEKVIEAVDTHGICKMTPTPYQPLSSTVSSPSKPGHFPHPTMFRVNEKIARNNPVAPSLTAASPSVPEQDFEHVSFHKIIAGSVALFLSVAMILLVIYVSWKRYPSSMKQLQQHSMVRKRRKKARETERTLSSPLQEYYVDYKPTNSETMDVLVNGTGPCTYTISGSRECEV; translated from the exons ATGG GATCCCTGGTGAGATCCCGTTGGCTGATGATCCCCCTGCTCGTGCAGGCCTGGCTCTTGGCTTCCCAAGGCAGAGTCCGAGAGAAACCATGTCCCCGAAGCTGCCGCTGCGATGGCAAAATAGTGTATTGTGAGTCAAATGCCTTCCGTGATGTGCCAAAGAATGTTTCCGTGGGATGCCAGGGCCTCTCTCTGCGTTACAACAGCTTGGTGAACCTCAGGGCTGGTCAGTTTGCCGGCCTCAGTCAGTTGGTCTGGCTGTACCTAGACCACAATTACATCAATGCAGTGGACAAACAAGCCTTTCAGGGTGTTCGAAGACTAAAGGAGTTGATCCTCAGCTCCAACAAGATCACACATTTGGAAAACAGCACATTCCATTCAATCCCCAACCTACGCAATCTGGACCTCTCCTACAACAAACTTCAAGTCCTGCAGCTTAATCAGTTCCAAGGCTTGCGCAAACTGTTGAGTCTCCACATCAGATCAAATTCCCTCAAGACGGTTCCCATGCGAGTCTTTCAGGATTGCCGAAACCTTGAGTTCCTTGATTTGGGCTACAATCGACTGCGAAGTCTTACCCGTAACGCATTTGCGGGACTTCTCAAACTGACTGAGTTACACTTGGAGCACAACCAATTCTCAAAGATCAATTTTTCTCATTTCCCAAGGCTGAACAACCTTCGCGCTTTGTATCTGCAGTGGAATCGGATAAAGTCAATAACCCAGGGAATTACATGGACCTGGACCTCTTTGCAAAAACTGGATCTTTCTGGAAATGACCTGCAGGTGTTGGATTCAAGCATCTTCCAGTGTCTCCCTAACTTGCAGACTCTTAATCTGGACTCCAATAAGCTAAGCAACGTGTCTCAAGATGCCATATCAGCTTGGATCTCTCTTACTACCATCAGTCTTGCAGGTAATATTTGGGAATGTAGCCCCAGCTTATGTCCCCTTGTAGCTTGGCTGAGAAACTTCAAGGGGAACAAGGAGACCACCATGATTTGTGCTGCACCAAAGGAGGTTCAGGGTGAAAAAGTAATTGAAGCTGTTGACACACATGGAATCTGCAAGATGACCCCCACCCCTTACCAGCCACTCTCCTCAACTGTAAGCTCCCCATCCAAACCTGGACATTTCCCCCACCCTACCATGTTCAGGGTGAATGAGAAAATAGCACGCAACAACCCTGTTGCGCCTTCCCTGACGGCTGCATCCCCATCTGTCCCTGAGCAGGATTTTGAGCATGTTTCATTCCACAAGATAATTGCTGGCAGCGTTGCCCTCTTCCTGTCCGTGGCCATGATCTTGCTAGTGATCTATGTCTCTTGGAAGCGTTATCCCAGCAGCATGAAGCAACTGCAGCAGCATTCTATGGTGAGAAAACGCCGGAAAAAGGCACGGGAGACAGAGCGCACCCTCAGCTCTCCGCTCCAGGAATATTATGTGGACTACAAACCCACAAACTCTGAGACCATGGACGTACTGGTCAATGGGACAGGACCCTGTACCTACACCATTTCCGGCTCCCGAGAATGTGAGGTATGA